The following coding sequences lie in one Bacteroides helcogenes P 36-108 genomic window:
- a CDS encoding HU family DNA-binding protein, whose amino-acid sequence MAEYQMQELTLPNEDGKKVLYPRMKIWGQVDLDYLAAHINYASTFTRGDIIGLVKALTQAIAREMGEGHSVKVDGLGVFTPSLGLREGVERESGEPGGQKRNAMSICVQNINFRADKEFIQETGAHCRLDRSKWKFQRSSGRYTAEQRLKLAQEYLERHPLLRVRDYCQLTGLLRNAAARELKLWSETPESGIDHTGQGSHRVYIKRVAKTQEG is encoded by the coding sequence ATGGCAGAATATCAAATGCAAGAGCTGACCCTCCCCAACGAGGACGGCAAAAAAGTGCTCTACCCCCGAATGAAGATTTGGGGACAAGTGGATTTGGATTACTTGGCGGCGCACATCAACTATGCAAGCACCTTCACACGGGGGGACATCATAGGGCTGGTGAAAGCGCTCACCCAAGCCATAGCCCGCGAGATGGGCGAAGGGCACTCGGTGAAGGTGGACGGACTGGGCGTGTTCACTCCTTCATTGGGGCTGCGCGAGGGAGTGGAACGCGAAAGCGGCGAACCGGGCGGACAGAAGCGCAATGCCATGAGCATCTGCGTGCAGAACATCAACTTCCGTGCGGACAAGGAATTCATACAGGAGACGGGCGCGCACTGCCGTCTGGACCGTTCCAAATGGAAGTTCCAGCGTTCCTCCGGCCGATACACCGCCGAACAGCGGCTGAAGTTAGCGCAGGAGTATTTGGAACGGCATCCGCTTCTGAGGGTACGTGACTATTGCCAACTGACGGGGCTGCTGCGCAATGCCGCCGCCCGCGAACTGAAGCTGTGGAGCGAAACGCCCGAAAGCGGGATCGACCATACAGGACAAGGTTCACACCGAGTGTATATCAAGAGAGTGGCCAAAACACAGGAAGGTTAA
- a CDS encoding helix-turn-helix domain-containing protein, giving the protein MKRSTGTHVVYSEDFYSINSPELEGWCIHLVCLHGNGQFLYNGNSFSFKENDIAIILQPDKVGEIKASDDCLVEFVAVSNKFLHSLLPNGHYGIAASVMIGKNPIMHTDHEEALQLSKDFHLINERLNDIQYAFHKELVGCLILVMVYDLYEFHSKLFNSEPSSQRKIDLVGMLLDMLGKGYIKRHRNVAFYASKLNVSPKYLSDTVRRNTGQSVVSLIDRHTLPMVIDYLNNTSLSVSQIADEMGFTSVSYFSHYVQKHLGVSPTVFRATKMPKP; this is encoded by the coding sequence ATGAAACGGTCAACAGGTACACATGTGGTTTATTCAGAGGACTTTTATAGCATAAATTCTCCTGAATTAGAAGGTTGGTGCATCCACCTTGTCTGCTTGCATGGAAACGGGCAATTCCTATATAATGGAAATTCTTTCTCTTTTAAGGAAAATGATATAGCAATTATTCTGCAACCTGATAAAGTTGGTGAAATTAAAGCAAGCGATGATTGTCTGGTAGAATTTGTTGCAGTTTCAAATAAATTCTTGCATAGTTTACTTCCCAATGGGCACTACGGCATAGCCGCAAGTGTAATGATAGGAAAGAACCCCATTATGCACACAGACCATGAGGAAGCACTGCAACTGAGCAAAGATTTTCATCTGATTAATGAAAGGTTGAATGATATTCAATATGCTTTCCATAAAGAGTTGGTTGGCTGCCTTATATTGGTTATGGTTTATGACCTTTATGAATTTCACTCCAAACTTTTCAATAGTGAGCCATCAAGTCAACGTAAAATAGATTTAGTTGGTATGCTATTGGATATGTTGGGCAAAGGTTATATAAAACGACATAGAAATGTAGCGTTCTATGCTTCTAAGCTAAATGTATCTCCTAAATATTTGTCAGATACCGTCAGACGAAATACAGGGCAGAGTGTTGTATCTCTTATAGACAGACATACTTTACCGATGGTTATAGACTACCTTAATAATACTTCCCTTTCTGTTTCTCAAATTGCAGATGAAATGGGATTTACATCCGTGTCTTATTTTTCTCATTATGTACAGAAGCATCTCGGAGTGTCACCAACGGTTTTCCGCGCGACAAAAATGCCGAAACCTTAA
- the mfd gene encoding transcription-repair coupling factor yields MTITELQQLYAAHPNVEGISRVLKDTSIHHLYCGGLCASAASLFSSVLVQRGEYPFVFILGDLEEAGYFYHDLTQILGVEKVLFFPSSFRRAIKYGQKDAANEILRTEVLSRLQKGEEGLCVVTYPDALAEKVVSRKELGDKTLKLHAGEKVDMTFITEVLRSYGFEYVDYVYEPGQYAVRGSIIDVFSFSSEFPFRIDFFGDEVDSIRTFEVETQLSKEKKDSVVIVPDLSRSLEQGGNGGMVSFLDFLHPETVLSMRDFLWLRERIQTVHDEALTPQAIAAREAEENGAITLDGKLIDGGEFTLRALHFRRMEFGNRPTGTPDATVSFDTSAQPIFHKNFDLVADSFKEYLNDGYTIYICSDSVKQTDRIRAIFEDRRDNVSFTAVERTLHEGFADNALRLCVFTDHQLFDRFHKYSLKSEKARSGKVALSLKELNQFTPGDYVVHTDHGVGRFAGLVRIPNGNTTQEVIKLVFQNEDVVFVSIHSLHKVSKYKGKEGEAPRLNKLGTGAWEKLKDRTKSKIKDIARDLIKLYSQRREEKGFQYSPDSFLQRELEASFIYEDTPDQSKATADVKADMESTRPMDRLVCGDVGFGKTEVAVRAAFKAVADNKQVAVLVPTTVLAYQHFQTFKERLKGLPCRVDYLSRARTAAQAKGVIKALADGDVNILIGTHRILGKDVKFKDLGLLIIDEEQKFGVSVKEKLRQLKVNVDTLTMTATPIPRTLQFSLLGARDLSVISTPPPNRYPIQTEVHTFNEEVIADAINFEMSRNGQVFFVNNRISNLYELKAMIERRIPDCRVCIGHGQMEPAELEKIILDFVNYDYDVLLATTIIESGIDIPNANTIIINAAQNFGLSDLHQMRGRVGRSNKKAFCYLLAPPLSSLTPEAKRRLQAIENFSDLGSGIHIAMQDLDIRGAGNMLGAEQSGFIADLGYETYQKILSEAVQELKTDEFADLYADELKAEGGVISGEQFVDECQVESDLELLLPATYVTGSSERMLLYRELDGLTLDKDVAAFRLRLEDRFGPIPPETEELLRIVPLRRIAARLGVEKVFLKGGRMSLFFVSNPDSPYYQSQAFGKIIAYMMKYTRRCDLREQNNKRSMLIKDVTTVEEAISVLQEVVVMPTEE; encoded by the coding sequence ATGACTATCACTGAACTGCAACAACTCTATGCCGCCCACCCCAATGTGGAGGGGATAAGCCGGGTGCTTAAAGATACTTCAATCCATCACTTGTATTGCGGGGGCTTATGCGCTTCCGCCGCTTCGTTGTTTTCGTCCGTATTGGTGCAAAGAGGAGAGTACCCGTTTGTCTTTATTCTTGGCGACTTGGAGGAGGCGGGATATTTCTACCACGACTTGACGCAGATATTGGGAGTAGAAAAAGTGCTGTTTTTTCCGTCTTCTTTCCGTCGTGCCATCAAGTATGGGCAGAAGGATGCCGCAAACGAGATACTTCGCACCGAAGTGTTGAGCCGATTGCAGAAAGGAGAAGAAGGGCTTTGCGTAGTCACTTATCCGGATGCGCTGGCCGAGAAGGTGGTTTCGCGAAAGGAATTAGGAGACAAGACACTGAAGCTGCATGCCGGTGAGAAGGTGGATATGACGTTCATCACCGAGGTATTGCGCAGTTACGGCTTTGAGTATGTGGATTATGTCTATGAGCCCGGACAATATGCGGTGCGTGGCAGTATTATCGATGTATTCTCTTTTTCGTCCGAATTTCCTTTCCGTATAGACTTCTTTGGGGATGAAGTGGATAGCATACGCACGTTCGAGGTGGAAACGCAGCTTTCCAAAGAGAAGAAAGACAGCGTTGTGATTGTGCCTGACTTGAGCCGTAGCTTGGAGCAGGGGGGCAATGGCGGAATGGTATCTTTTCTGGATTTTCTGCATCCGGAAACAGTGCTGTCCATGCGCGACTTCCTATGGCTGCGCGAGCGCATTCAGACCGTACATGATGAGGCCCTCACCCCGCAGGCCATCGCCGCGCGCGAGGCGGAGGAGAACGGGGCGATAACGCTGGACGGCAAGCTGATAGACGGCGGCGAGTTTACGCTGCGTGCGCTCCACTTCCGGCGGATGGAGTTTGGAAACAGGCCTACCGGAACGCCGGATGCAACCGTCTCGTTCGATACCTCCGCCCAGCCCATCTTTCATAAGAATTTCGACTTGGTGGCCGATTCCTTTAAAGAGTATTTAAATGACGGTTATACCATATATATATGCAGCGACAGTGTGAAGCAGACCGACCGTATCCGCGCCATTTTTGAGGACAGGCGGGATAATGTATCGTTTACGGCGGTGGAGCGCACGCTTCACGAGGGATTTGCCGACAATGCATTGCGTCTGTGCGTCTTTACCGACCACCAATTGTTTGACCGCTTTCACAAATACAGTCTGAAAAGCGAAAAGGCCCGCAGCGGTAAAGTGGCTCTTTCACTGAAAGAACTGAACCAGTTTACTCCGGGCGATTATGTGGTGCATACCGATCACGGTGTGGGACGCTTTGCCGGACTGGTGCGTATTCCCAACGGGAATACTACCCAAGAAGTGATAAAACTGGTCTTTCAGAATGAAGACGTTGTCTTTGTTTCCATCCATTCCCTGCATAAAGTATCCAAATATAAAGGAAAAGAGGGAGAGGCCCCCCGACTGAACAAATTGGGGACGGGAGCTTGGGAAAAGCTGAAGGACCGCACCAAATCCAAAATCAAGGATATCGCCCGTGATTTGATCAAGCTGTATTCGCAGCGCCGTGAAGAAAAGGGCTTTCAGTATAGCCCCGACAGCTTCTTGCAACGGGAGTTGGAAGCTTCTTTCATCTACGAAGACACTCCCGACCAAAGTAAGGCTACCGCCGATGTGAAAGCAGATATGGAGAGTACCCGGCCTATGGACCGTCTGGTATGTGGTGATGTGGGTTTCGGCAAGACGGAAGTTGCCGTGCGTGCCGCCTTCAAGGCGGTGGCGGACAATAAGCAGGTGGCCGTCCTCGTGCCCACTACGGTACTTGCCTATCAGCATTTCCAGACTTTCAAGGAACGTCTCAAGGGGCTGCCTTGCCGGGTGGACTATCTGAGCCGCGCCCGTACCGCCGCCCAGGCCAAAGGTGTTATCAAAGCGCTGGCCGATGGCGACGTGAACATACTTATCGGAACTCATCGCATCTTGGGCAAGGATGTGAAGTTCAAAGACCTCGGCTTGCTGATTATCGATGAAGAACAGAAATTCGGCGTTTCCGTCAAGGAAAAGCTGCGCCAGCTCAAGGTGAATGTAGATACCCTTACAATGACCGCCACTCCCATTCCCCGCACTTTGCAGTTCTCGCTGCTTGGTGCTCGCGATTTGAGCGTCATCTCCACACCGCCTCCCAACCGCTATCCCATACAGACGGAAGTGCACACCTTCAATGAGGAAGTCATTGCCGATGCCATCAATTTTGAGATGAGCCGCAACGGACAAGTATTCTTCGTGAACAACCGCATATCCAACCTGTATGAACTGAAGGCGATGATAGAGCGCCGCATTCCCGATTGCCGCGTCTGCATCGGCCACGGGCAGATGGAGCCTGCCGAACTGGAAAAGATTATTCTGGATTTTGTCAACTACGATTATGACGTGTTGCTTGCCACTACTATCATTGAGAGTGGCATCGACATACCCAACGCCAACACTATCATCATCAACGCCGCACAGAACTTCGGCCTCAGCGACCTGCACCAGATGCGCGGGCGCGTGGGGCGGAGCAACAAAAAGGCTTTCTGCTACCTGTTGGCTCCGCCTTTGTCCTCTCTTACCCCTGAGGCCAAACGCCGTTTGCAGGCCATCGAGAACTTCTCTGACTTGGGAAGCGGCATCCACATCGCCATGCAAGACCTTGACATCCGTGGCGCGGGCAATATGCTTGGGGCGGAACAAAGCGGTTTCATAGCCGATCTGGGCTACGAGACCTATCAAAAGATACTTTCCGAAGCCGTGCAGGAGTTGAAGACCGATGAGTTTGCCGACCTCTATGCCGATGAGCTGAAAGCCGAAGGAGGGGTCATCAGTGGTGAGCAGTTTGTGGACGAATGCCAGGTGGAGAGCGACCTGGAACTCTTATTGCCTGCCACCTATGTCACCGGCAGCAGTGAACGGATGCTGCTCTATCGCGAGTTGGACGGCCTGACCCTTGATAAAGACGTAGCAGCCTTCCGTCTCCGCCTCGAAGACCGCTTCGGCCCTATCCCGCCCGAAACGGAGGAACTGCTGCGCATTGTTCCTTTGCGTCGCATTGCCGCCCGTCTCGGTGTAGAAAAGGTGTTCTTGAAGGGCGGGCGTATGTCCTTGTTCTTCGTTTCCAATCCGGACAGCCCTTATTACCAGAGCCAGGCATTCGGCAAGATCATTGCCTACATGATGAAATATACCCGCCGTTGCGACCTGCGCGAGCAGAATAACAAGCGGAGCATGCTGATAAAAGATGTGACGACGGTGGAAGAGGCCATCAGCGTGTTGCAAGAGGTTGTGGTGATGCCGACGGAGGAATGA
- a CDS encoding beta-N-acetylglucosaminidase codes for MKDKRHYLIGALLACSLTATAQNVHPQALPIVGEQEANPHALKALRNLLIERPGIFTDRQSAARELRIYIGEKGDKSINKYKRLIPDRPEGYYLAVDDNKIVLAGNDERGTYYAVQTLAQLLKDGKTIATEIKDYPAIRYRGVVEGFYGTPWSHEARLRQLKFYGENKMNTYIYGPKNDPYHSSPNWRLPYPEKEAGQLHELVETAKENEVDFVWAIHPGQDIKWNQEDRNALLAKFEKMYQLGIRSFAVFFDDISGEGTNPQKQAELLNYIDEKFVSAKPDVTPLIMCPTEYNKSWSNPKGNYLTTLGEKLNPSIQIMWTGDRVISDITRDGIDWINQRIKRPAYIWWNFPVSDYVRDHLLLGQVYGNDTTIASSMSGFVTNPMEHAEASKIAIYCVANYAWNPTGYDAPTVWKNAIRTILPDASEALECFATHNSDLGPNGHGYRREESTELQPVAARFLQSYLQNGTIEKNDLNILKDTFEEMEESADRLLTSTSNKPLIAEIKPWICQFERVANYGEEVLRLLESEQKPEAQAYFMRKYAHVRALQRQMFAIDQTSNQNPYQPGVKTASKVIKPLIDQLFVSAVNRYNHAHGTLLEAEAGYMPHKLTSDVEQIKNLPLQVKNNRVLVSPSNEVVKWPAGKSVTIELDKSYPGKSLQLNFGKKEPCDWVCIEVSSDGNDWQTVKLNWQNDRLTADLQQQPLRWIRAVNVSNDEQQIYLRQFVLTLEGLQK; via the coding sequence ATGAAAGACAAAAGACATTATCTGATTGGCGCTCTGCTGGCATGCAGCCTCACCGCCACCGCACAGAACGTTCATCCGCAAGCGCTGCCCATCGTAGGCGAGCAAGAAGCAAACCCGCATGCCCTGAAAGCATTGCGCAACCTCCTCATCGAAAGGCCGGGAATTTTCACTGACAGGCAAAGTGCCGCAAGGGAACTCCGCATTTATATCGGTGAAAAAGGAGACAAAAGCATAAACAAGTACAAACGCCTGATTCCCGACCGGCCCGAAGGCTACTATCTGGCTGTGGACGACAATAAAATAGTTCTGGCCGGAAATGACGAACGCGGAACTTATTACGCCGTACAGACTTTGGCACAGTTGCTGAAAGACGGCAAAACAATCGCCACTGAAATCAAGGACTATCCCGCCATACGCTACCGAGGCGTGGTGGAAGGCTTCTACGGAACTCCTTGGAGCCATGAGGCACGCTTGCGCCAACTGAAGTTTTACGGCGAAAACAAGATGAACACCTACATCTACGGTCCCAAAAACGATCCGTACCACAGTTCGCCCAACTGGCGGCTGCCCTATCCGGAGAAAGAGGCGGGACAATTGCACGAACTGGTAGAAACCGCTAAGGAGAATGAGGTTGACTTCGTGTGGGCCATCCACCCCGGACAAGACATCAAATGGAATCAGGAAGACCGCAACGCCCTGCTTGCCAAGTTCGAAAAGATGTACCAACTCGGCATACGCTCTTTCGCTGTGTTCTTTGACGACATCTCCGGTGAGGGAACCAATCCGCAAAAGCAGGCGGAACTGCTGAACTATATCGACGAGAAGTTCGTCAGCGCCAAGCCGGACGTCACCCCACTCATCATGTGCCCCACGGAATACAACAAAAGCTGGTCCAATCCCAAAGGCAACTATCTGACCACTCTGGGCGAGAAACTGAACCCTTCCATTCAAATCATGTGGACGGGCGACCGCGTAATCTCCGACATCACCCGTGACGGAATCGACTGGATAAACCAGCGCATCAAGCGCCCGGCCTACATCTGGTGGAACTTCCCGGTATCTGACTACGTGCGCGACCACCTGCTTTTAGGACAAGTGTATGGCAACGACACTACGATCGCTTCCAGCATGTCCGGCTTCGTGACGAACCCGATGGAACACGCCGAAGCTTCCAAGATAGCCATTTACTGTGTCGCAAACTATGCGTGGAATCCCACCGGATATGATGCCCCAACGGTATGGAAAAATGCTATCCGCACCATTCTTCCAGATGCCTCCGAAGCATTGGAATGCTTTGCCACACACAACTCCGATTTAGGTCCCAACGGACACGGGTATCGTCGCGAAGAATCAACAGAATTGCAACCCGTCGCCGCACGCTTCTTGCAAAGCTATCTGCAAAACGGAACAATAGAAAAGAATGACCTGAATATTCTGAAAGACACCTTTGAGGAAATGGAAGAATCGGCAGACCGCCTACTGACCAGTACCTCCAACAAGCCACTGATAGCAGAGATCAAGCCATGGATATGCCAGTTTGAACGAGTAGCCAACTATGGCGAGGAAGTGCTGCGACTGCTTGAAAGTGAACAGAAACCGGAGGCACAGGCCTACTTCATGCGGAAATATGCCCACGTGAGGGCACTGCAAAGACAGATGTTCGCCATAGACCAGACCAGCAACCAGAATCCCTATCAACCGGGTGTAAAGACGGCCTCCAAGGTGATAAAGCCGTTGATAGACCAACTGTTTGTGAGCGCTGTAAACCGCTACAACCATGCCCACGGCACACTATTAGAGGCGGAAGCCGGCTACATGCCCCACAAGCTGACCAGTGACGTAGAGCAGATTAAGAACCTGCCGTTGCAAGTAAAAAACAACCGCGTACTCGTGTCTCCCTCCAACGAAGTGGTGAAATGGCCCGCAGGAAAAAGCGTCACGATAGAGCTTGACAAGAGCTATCCGGGCAAATCACTGCAATTGAACTTCGGAAAGAAAGAACCTTGCGACTGGGTGTGCATAGAGGTGTCGTCCGATGGCAACGATTGGCAGACCGTAAAGCTGAATTGGCAAAACGACCGACTGACAGCCGACCTGCAACAGCAACCGCTGCGATGGATAAGAGCCGTGAACGTGAGCAATGATGAACAGCAGATCTATCTGCGGCAGTTTGTGCTGACGTTAGAGGGATTGCAGAAGTAA
- a CDS encoding dihydroorotase, giving the protein MKRTLIHNATIVNEGQSLTGSVVIENGRITEVLTKGKPLSAPCDEIIDATGCHLLPGIIDDHVHFRDPGLTHKADIFTESRAAAAGGVTSIMDMPNTNPLTTTLDALNAKFDLLNEKCIVNHSCYFGATNNNYKEFGKLDKQRVCGIKLFMGSSTGNMLVDKMNSLLNIFNEAEILIATHCEDQETIKRNTAKYKAMFAGDDDVPIIKHPFIRSTEACYTSSELAVRMAKVAGARLHVLHISTARELQLFSDNPLNAKRITAEACVSHLLYTSADYKTLGARIKCNPAIKSISNRDALRKAVNAGVIDVIATDHAPHLLSEKEGGSLKAMSGMPMIQFSLVSMLDLVDQGIFNLKTIVEKMCHAPAQIYGIHQRGYIREGYHADLVLVRPGSPWKVTADKILSKCGWSPLEGRTFNWKVEKTFANGHLIYSDNTVDETYRGAELRFNVND; this is encoded by the coding sequence ATGAAAAGAACACTGATACATAATGCCACGATTGTCAACGAAGGGCAATCCCTCACAGGTTCTGTTGTTATAGAGAACGGACGTATCACTGAAGTGCTGACAAAGGGTAAACCTCTCTCTGCCCCTTGCGATGAGATAATAGACGCCACCGGATGCCATCTGCTGCCCGGCATCATAGATGACCATGTACATTTTCGTGATCCGGGACTGACTCATAAAGCGGATATCTTTACCGAAAGCCGTGCAGCCGCCGCAGGAGGTGTCACATCTATCATGGACATGCCCAATACCAATCCTCTGACAACAACCTTAGACGCACTGAACGCCAAATTCGACTTGTTGAACGAAAAATGTATTGTCAACCATTCCTGCTATTTCGGTGCGACCAACAATAACTATAAAGAGTTCGGCAAACTGGATAAACAACGTGTTTGCGGAATCAAGCTTTTTATGGGGTCAAGCACAGGAAACATGTTAGTGGACAAAATGAACAGTCTTCTGAATATTTTCAATGAAGCGGAAATATTGATTGCCACCCACTGCGAGGATCAGGAGACTATCAAAAGAAATACGGCCAAATACAAAGCGATGTTTGCGGGTGACGATGATGTACCTATCATCAAACATCCCTTCATCCGTTCTACGGAGGCCTGCTATACTTCTTCCGAACTCGCTGTCCGGATGGCTAAGGTGGCCGGAGCCAGATTGCATGTATTGCATATTTCTACGGCAAGGGAACTGCAACTGTTCAGCGACAACCCCCTCAACGCAAAGAGAATAACCGCAGAAGCGTGCGTGAGTCATCTGCTCTATACGTCCGCAGACTATAAGACATTAGGAGCCCGCATCAAATGTAACCCTGCCATAAAAAGCATCAGCAACCGCGACGCTCTGAGAAAAGCCGTCAATGCGGGTGTGATAGATGTCATAGCCACCGACCATGCCCCACACTTGCTCAGTGAAAAAGAAGGAGGTTCCCTGAAAGCTATGTCCGGCATGCCTATGATACAATTTTCATTAGTAAGTATGCTGGATTTGGTAGATCAAGGCATATTCAATTTAAAAACAATTGTAGAAAAGATGTGTCATGCACCCGCACAGATCTACGGTATTCACCAACGCGGATATATCCGTGAAGGCTATCATGCAGACCTCGTTCTGGTACGTCCCGGCTCTCCGTGGAAAGTGACAGCAGACAAGATACTGAGCAAATGCGGATGGAGTCCCTTGGAAGGACGCACTTTCAACTGGAAAGTAGAAAAAACATTTGCCAACGGACATCTTATTTATAGTGACAATACCGTGGATGAGACCTATCGCGGCGCAGAATTAAGATTCAATGTCAATGATTAA
- a CDS encoding aldo/keto reductase, whose translation MNKRKLGKLEVSEIGMGCMGFSHGYGQVPEEAYSIEAIRKAHDAGCTFFDTAETYGSDLFSPGHNERILGKAVEAFRKDVVLATKLLITPEEYVGKCLTLYDATRKHLEESMRNLRTDYVDLYYMHRTHDGIAIEDMADAMGRLINDGLIRDWGLSQVAVDTLQRANDVTPVSAVQNIYSMVERDMEKDIFPYCLAHNIGVVPFSPIASGFLSGKVTTETKFADVDDARKYVPQLSKDNIQANQPILDILREYAAKKNATNAQISLAWMLHKYPNVVPIPGSKNQERILENLGAANVELTDDEFEALEEALGKCTVHGHRGHVESLQNSFGNNWKKK comes from the coding sequence ATGAACAAAAGAAAATTAGGCAAATTGGAAGTATCAGAGATTGGTATGGGCTGCATGGGGTTTTCGCATGGATATGGTCAAGTACCCGAAGAGGCTTATAGCATAGAGGCTATACGAAAAGCGCACGATGCAGGCTGTACTTTCTTTGATACTGCCGAAACTTATGGCTCGGACTTGTTTTCACCCGGACACAACGAGCGAATTTTGGGAAAGGCAGTAGAAGCATTTAGGAAGGATGTGGTTTTGGCTACAAAACTTCTTATCACTCCCGAAGAATATGTGGGTAAATGTCTTACTCTTTACGATGCGACAAGGAAACATTTGGAGGAATCCATGCGCAACCTGCGTACAGATTATGTTGATTTATACTATATGCATCGTACACACGATGGGATAGCCATTGAAGATATGGCAGATGCAATGGGACGATTGATTAACGATGGGCTGATTCGAGACTGGGGACTGTCACAAGTGGCTGTTGATACTTTGCAACGGGCAAATGACGTTACACCTGTATCAGCCGTTCAAAATATATATTCGATGGTAGAACGGGATATGGAAAAAGACATATTTCCATATTGCTTGGCGCATAATATTGGCGTTGTTCCATTTTCACCCATAGCCAGTGGCTTCCTATCAGGCAAAGTGACAACAGAAACAAAGTTTGCCGATGTCGATGACGCACGCAAGTATGTCCCACAATTAAGCAAAGATAATATTCAAGCCAATCAACCGATATTGGATATTCTTCGTGAATATGCCGCTAAGAAGAATGCAACCAATGCACAAATATCGTTGGCATGGATGCTACATAAGTATCCCAATGTAGTGCCTATCCCCGGTTCAAAAAACCAAGAACGCATTCTTGAAAATCTTGGGGCTGCGAATGTAGAACTAACAGATGATGAATTTGAAGCTCTTGAAGAAGCATTGGGTAAATGCACCGTTCATGGACATCGTGGGCACGTTGAATCATTGCAAAATTCTTTTGGCAATAATTGGAAGAAAAAATAA
- a CDS encoding polyprenol monophosphomannose synthase, producing the protein MQTSDSIVIIPTYNERENIENIIRAVFTLEHGFHILVIEDGSPDGTAGIVKTLQQEFPERLFMVERKGKLGLGTAYIAGFKWALQHDYEYIFEMDADFSHNPNDLPRLYQACAEEKADVAIGSRYVSGVNVVNWPMGRVLMSYFASKYVRFITGLPIHDTTAGFVCYRRRVLNTISLDSIRFKGYAFQIEMKFTAYKCGFNVKEVPVIFINRELGTSKMNSSIFGEAVFGVIRLKWDSLFHKYPKT; encoded by the coding sequence ATGCAAACATCAGATAGCATTGTCATCATTCCCACCTACAATGAACGGGAAAATATAGAAAACATTATTCGTGCCGTTTTCACCTTGGAACATGGTTTCCATATCCTCGTCATCGAAGACGGCTCGCCGGACGGGACAGCCGGTATCGTCAAGACCTTGCAGCAGGAATTCCCCGAACGCCTGTTCATGGTGGAACGCAAAGGAAAGCTTGGATTGGGAACAGCCTATATTGCCGGGTTCAAGTGGGCATTGCAACATGATTACGAGTATATCTTCGAGATGGACGCCGACTTCAGTCATAATCCTAATGACCTGCCCCGCCTCTATCAAGCTTGTGCCGAAGAAAAAGCCGATGTGGCGATCGGCTCAAGGTATGTCAGTGGCGTCAATGTCGTGAACTGGCCGATGGGACGTGTGCTGATGTCCTATTTTGCTTCCAAATATGTACGCTTCATCACCGGTCTTCCCATTCACGACACCACAGCCGGATTCGTATGCTACCGCCGCCGGGTATTGAATACCATCAGCCTCGACAGCATCCGCTTCAAAGGATATGCTTTCCAGATAGAAATGAAGTTTACCGCCTATAAATGCGGATTCAATGTCAAGGAAGTACCCGTCATCTTCATCAACCGGGAACTGGGAACTTCCAAGATGAACAGCAGCATTTTCGGTGAAGCCGTATTCGGAGTAATCCGATTGAAGTGGGATAGCCTGTTCCATAAATATCCAAAAACATAA